One window from the genome of Pseudalkalibacillus hwajinpoensis encodes:
- a CDS encoding cupin domain-containing protein: MYYDPSMHPYHHYQRPPTYNEERQPGYEPLPQVTKQGLTSRFSNNAGSREFKDYGPKPFVANINEATKQNDTFRTALWTGEHLQLTLMSIDVGEDIGLEMHPNLDQFLRIEQGQGKVQMGKRKDSLNYEREVYDDYAVFIPAGTWHNLTNTGDVPIKLYSIYAPPNHPFGTVHETKEDAIAAEEGERNRNSAVFGKTPDEWVKYTEFLVNEGLEDVERGINATHILQEFILMGVLVGKGYSPEKAYEIVEDWERTGQSKLLQQSKNM, encoded by the coding sequence ATGTACTATGATCCTTCTATGCATCCTTATCATCACTATCAACGTCCGCCAACTTATAACGAGGAGAGACAGCCTGGTTACGAACCTTTGCCTCAAGTGACAAAGCAAGGTCTTACATCTCGATTTTCCAATAATGCTGGAAGTAGGGAATTCAAAGATTATGGACCGAAACCATTTGTCGCTAATATTAATGAAGCAACGAAGCAAAACGATACCTTTCGCACAGCTTTATGGACAGGTGAACATTTACAATTAACGTTAATGAGTATCGATGTTGGTGAAGACATTGGTTTGGAAATGCACCCGAACCTTGACCAATTTTTGCGAATTGAACAAGGGCAGGGAAAGGTGCAAATGGGGAAACGTAAAGATTCTTTGAATTATGAACGAGAGGTTTATGATGATTATGCTGTATTTATACCCGCTGGCACATGGCACAATCTCACAAATACTGGAGATGTTCCGATTAAGCTTTACTCGATCTATGCTCCACCTAATCATCCTTTTGGAACGGTTCATGAGACAAAAGAAGATGCTATAGCGGCGGAAGAAGGCGAGCGTAATCGAAACTCAGCTGTGTTTGGCAAAACGCCAGATGAATGGGTGAAATACACGGAATTCTTAGTAAATGAAGGGTTGGAAGATGTCGAAAGAGGCATAAATGCAACACACATTCTTCAAGAGTTTATTCTAATGGGAGTGCTGGTTGGAAAGGGTTACTCTCCTGAAAAAGCCTATGAAATAGTGGAAGATTGGGAGCGAACTGGACAGTCCAAACTTCTTCAACAAAGCAAAAACATGTAG
- a CDS encoding potassium channel family protein — translation MQKQSLGMIYEFVLALLLIFSLVIDLPDPEGAALDFFIWILFLLDYATRLFLSDHKWTFIKQHPLDLIAIIPLDQLFRTARLVRFIRVIRLVALINHRTSVFELFLTKYKIDRAFVYVISLLFISALSMKWIEPEFETYGDALWWAVVTTTTVGYGDLYPETAAGKLVAAVLMMVGIGTIGVITGTVAAMFSNNSRNKLPTELDDIKRKINHYPNISQLDYKHMIEQLEKIKIQEANRTNDAQNTKENDDFF, via the coding sequence TTGCAAAAGCAGTCTCTAGGAATGATTTATGAATTTGTACTCGCCCTTCTCCTTATTTTTTCACTCGTCATTGATTTACCCGATCCCGAAGGCGCTGCGCTCGATTTTTTTATTTGGATCTTATTCTTACTTGATTATGCGACGCGGCTTTTTTTAAGTGATCACAAATGGACTTTTATCAAACAGCATCCGCTGGATTTGATTGCTATTATTCCGCTCGATCAATTGTTTCGGACCGCGAGACTTGTCCGCTTTATACGGGTGATACGATTAGTCGCACTCATTAATCACCGCACGTCTGTTTTTGAACTCTTTCTAACCAAATATAAAATTGATCGTGCGTTTGTCTATGTTATCTCACTCCTCTTCATTTCAGCGCTTTCGATGAAATGGATTGAACCAGAATTTGAGACATATGGTGATGCCCTCTGGTGGGCAGTTGTGACTACCACTACGGTGGGGTATGGAGATCTCTATCCTGAAACAGCTGCAGGCAAACTGGTTGCTGCGGTATTAATGATGGTCGGAATTGGAACGATCGGTGTTATTACAGGAACCGTTGCGGCTATGTTTTCAAATAACAGTCGAAATAAACTCCCTACTGAGTTAGATGACATTAAAAGAAAAATCAATCATTACCCTAATATTAGCCAGCTAGACTACAAGCATATGATCGAACAACTTGAAAAAATAAAGATACAAGAAGCAAATAGAACGAATGACGCACAAAACACGAAAGAAAATGATGACTTCTTTTGA